DNA from Drosophila gunungcola strain Sukarami chromosome 3L unlocalized genomic scaffold, Dgunungcola_SK_2 000002F, whole genome shotgun sequence:
CGTTGAAAACAATTCGGTTATCTGCAAAAATAtgttgataaattaaaaattcatataaattattttaatatatgcaTAACCTAAATAGGGGGATTAAAATAGATTTAGAAATCTATAGTTtgtcaacatttatttaaaaactactaCTGATCTGTTAAGTAACTTATATAACTAAATCTTTCTTTCTAGAACAAGGTccaaactattaaattaaattagtgataaaacaaaagttttagattccttttggaatttaaagtagtttaacttgttttacattttttaaataaatgggaCTTACTCCttttaataagtaaaaattaaatagtttttatacaAAAGTTTCCATACCATAATTCACCTAATAATAGAAATGAGGGCACACCATAGGCCCACTTGTGTAATTATAGATATCGGTCCTTTTGTTCATTTTCAACTTTTCATTTACCTCGCGAGAAATTGCACCGGCATGGCGATTTGCTCATTAGCAGGGCTaaacttttaagtttaaactttGGTTGGATGGATGGATTTGCTCTTGAAACTTGTTACTCTGCCTTAGTTCTATTGCCATGAGCACGGATATCTGCTGAGCTGAGCTGGCCAGGATCTAGATGGCGGGCGGTCTAGTGCGGAAGTGCGAAAATTGTGCGGAAAAGTGTTCGAACTGGAGCGCATATTGTGCAAGTTTGGAGCGCACTCCCGCAGGACGAACTTTGCCAATAAATTATGGATGGCCAGTAACTGGCTTAGGTTAGGGCACATGAGATGGCACGTATCTTTGATATTTGACATTGAGTTGTGAGTTGCAAGTTGCAGGTTGAAATATGcacataaaaaatttaaacaatgtatatgcaatgaatttattattatttaagttaacaCCAATCTTTACTCTTGAAACGTAAGTATAAACTCATTTAGTAAAACCTAATACTCGCCTTTGAAACAAAAATCTGataattgttttgattatgTTTTAAGTCATGCAAATCTTTTCCGAACGTGGTCcgctgattaatttgaaatatttatccttGATGACATTTTTTAGCAGTGTGCCAGTTTGGAACTCACCGTGAAGAAGAGCTGGTGGTTCCACTGATTGTAGTAGTCGTCGTTGTAGTAGTTTATGTACGCCCACCAGGCGTAGTAGTGTGAGAATATGGACAGCAGGAAGAGCAGGAGCATTGAGTACCGCACGCGCTGCTGCAGGATCAGGGCGATTAGCCTTTTGATGCACTCGTAGAGGGCAATCACGGCAAACACGGTCATAATCCACATCTTGAAGCTGTTGGGCGTGGCATTGAAGTACATGTGCTTGTAGGCGGCCACGCCCGACTCGTAGGGTCCTTTGAAGACAGTGTCccagcaggagcaggtgcaGAAGTGCCTGTCCACGTAGCGGGCGTAGTTCTCCCAGAAGTACCACAGGATGACGATGTGGGCCGGCGGGATGAGGGCCGGAGCCAGCGATCCGCAGGCGGTGGGCAGCCAGGTGATGTCAAACATTTTGCAAATACGTATAACGCTAACTGGCTAATGATATGTCCTTTGCTGACTCCGCTTTCGTTTTTCTTGATCTTTTCAAATTTGGGTGGTCATCACGGTCCAATCTTAAGGgggaaaattttatattattatatatattttatatattatatatttttaaatgaaacagGTGTATATGCAAATCTAAGTAAAAATTATGACGAAAAGGAAcccaaataattgaaatttctttaatttggcttattaatttttaaaaattttaattaaattaaatgcatttcaaCGCATTTTTTACATTGAAACACCAGATTTTTGGGTTTTATATTTCCTCAGACATGACaccaattataaaattaaattaaattaatttatctttagaaaataactttttttagaTTCGGACACAATTAGTTGAATTTCTCGGGTAGAGCCAAGTATCTCAAAAATACGCTTCGTGAGCCATTTAATTCtcaattaattgttgttattaataaagcaaattaaaactgTTCGTTTCACCGTAAGAGCCTATATCagagaatttaatttaagggTATTTCCAGAGGCGATGCATTGTTCCAGTAATATATTCACCATTGACATACATGTGATTTCGGTATAAATTAATCATAGTGCACCAggttatataattatttttcgatcaatttaaaattaataggTTTCA
Protein-coding regions in this window:
- the LOC128257841 gene encoding uncharacterized protein LOC128257841 — its product is MFDITWLPTACGSLAPALIPPAHIVILWYFWENYARYVDRHFCTCSCWDTVFKGPYESGVAAYKHMYFNATPNSFKMWIMTVFAVIALYECIKRLIALILQQRVRYSMLLLFLLSIFSHYYAWWAYINYYNDDYYNQWNHQLFFTITELFSTVLVMHLANTTNVVTPKKVFCIVGIALLHILASSFDQFFMNVVRGEGYAHQIVRDIGFMVPDLLQLFVPVWLLRQARRESYTTRPFHRDRKLHRDIVAMLCLVSLLFVICTVL